In Deltaproteobacteria bacterium, a genomic segment contains:
- a CDS encoding SDR family NAD(P)-dependent oxidoreductase, whose product MEIAGATALVTGASSGIGASVARSLAAAGARVALVARRADRLAMLAAEIGGGAAPFACDVRDPGQIAATVEAVGTSLGPVDLLVNNAGVGRYLGFLESGPEDVAAVFETNLHAALHFTREVLPGMLARRRGYMVNVASIAGRIGSRNHTIYCASKFALAGFSESLALELDGTGVGVTLVNPGIIDTPFFDHASFVAFPPGARARAIPPERVAAAVVRAVTRDLPEVTVPATYAIGAVLKAAAPRFFRRVMRRFA is encoded by the coding sequence GTGGAGATCGCCGGCGCGACCGCGCTCGTCACCGGAGCGTCGAGCGGCATCGGCGCGAGCGTCGCCCGCTCGCTCGCCGCGGCGGGGGCGCGGGTCGCGCTCGTCGCCCGTCGCGCCGATCGGCTGGCGATGCTGGCGGCCGAGATCGGCGGCGGTGCGGCGCCCTTCGCGTGTGACGTTCGCGATCCCGGGCAGATCGCGGCGACGGTCGAGGCCGTCGGCACCAGCCTCGGACCGGTCGACCTCCTGGTGAACAACGCCGGCGTCGGACGTTACCTCGGGTTCCTCGAGAGCGGTCCGGAGGACGTTGCGGCCGTCTTCGAGACCAACCTGCACGCGGCGCTGCATTTCACGCGCGAGGTGCTTCCCGGAATGCTCGCGCGCCGACGCGGCTACATGGTGAACGTGGCCTCGATCGCCGGCAGGATCGGCTCCCGCAACCACACGATCTACTGCGCCTCGAAGTTCGCCCTGGCCGGTTTCAGCGAGAGCCTCGCCCTCGAGCTCGACGGCACGGGTGTCGGCGTCACGTTGGTCAACCCCGGCATCATCGACACTCCGTTTTTCGACCACGCATCCTTTGTCGCGTTTCCCCCCGGCGCACGGGCGCGTGCCATCCCGCCCGAGCGCGTGGCCGCGGCCGTGGTACGGGCGGTGACTCGCGACCTCCCGGAGGTCACGGTGCCGGCGACCTACGCAATCGGGGCCGTCCTGAAGGCGGCGGCGCCGCGCTTCTTCCGTCGCGTAATGCGGCGCTTCGCCTGA